The following is a genomic window from Chitinophaga caseinilytica.
TGCGCCACCGCTTCCACGAAGCGCTCCAGGGCCGGGGCGTCCGTCACGTCCACTTCCGCCACACCATCTCCCCCGTTCAGATCGCAACCTTCCACCACGGCGCCCGCACGGGCCAGCACCGCCGCGATCCCCGCCCCGATCCCCGAGGCGGCGCCCGTCACAATGGCCACTTTGCCGGCCAGGTCAATTTGCAAAGCCATACCGTTCTATTTCGATTTTGGTGAAAATAATGCCATCAATCCCCCGAACCCCACAAACAGCAAACCACACCAGAGATTGATCCCCGCTTCGCCGCGGAAAACACTGTAACCCGCCAACAGCAAGCCCGTCAGCAGAAAAAACAGTCCAATGATAAACCGAAGTTCCGTCAATCTTTCCATATCCTGAATTAAAAGAAAATGATATTCAACACCAATGTGAAAGCCAGCACCACGGCCCCCAGCCACATGGGGTTCTGGTACCAGCGTTTGGCGGTATCCGGCGTTTTTTCGGTAAGGCTGTACACCAGTCCTTTCAAATCGTCATCCGGCCGCGCTTTCGTGAACATGCTCACCGCCACCGTCACCGCTCCGCAAACCAGGAACGCCATCCACGCGATGTTGAAAGCCTGTCCCGTCCCGGAAAGATACGTGTGCAACGGGGCGATCCATCCGCCTTTCCCTTCCGCTACCGACAAACCATGGATCAGCGCGGCAGACAGCGTGCCCGCCACCAGCCCCCAGAAAGCGCCGTGACCGGTCGTTCTTTTCCAGAACATGCCGAGGAAAAACGTCGCGAAAAGCGGGGCGTTCACGAAGCTGAACACCAGTTGCAGCAGGTCCATGATGCTGTTGTACCCCCGCGCCACGTACGCCGTGGCCACGGATGCCAGGATCCCCGCTACCGTCGTGAGCCTGCCCACAAGGAGGTAATGGCCTTCCGGCGCGTTGCGGCGGATGTGGGCCTGGTAAATGTCGAACGTCCAGACGGTGTTGAAAGCCGTTACGTTGCCGGCCATGCCGCTCATGAAAGACGCGATGAGCGCCGTAACGCCGACGCCCAGCATACCGCTGGGATAAAGCTGCTTCAGCAATACGGGCAATGTCATATTGTAATCCACATCACCGGAGGGCGTTAGCGGTAATTCGAAACCGGAGAACTGCGACTGCAGGGCAAGGATGACCAGGCCGGGCAGGATGACGATGGCAGGCATCAGCACTTTCGGGATGGCGGCGATCACCGGCGTGCGGCGCGCATCGTTGAGGTTGCGGCTGATCATGGCGCGCTGCACCACAAGGAAATCCGTGCACCAATATCCGAACGCCAGCACGAAACCCAGGCCAAACACCATGCTGACCGCATCCACGCCCATGGGGTTGGTTGCGGGAGAAGCAAGCCCTTTCCAGACGTGCAATTTGGCATCGTCCACATTTTTAACGATCCCTTCCCACCCGCCCGCGCGCTGCATGCCCACGAACACCAGCGGCGCAATACCGAGCACGATGAGGAAAAACTGCAGCACCTCGTTGTAAACGGCGCTCGTCAATCCTCCCATAAAAATATATACCAGCACGATGCCCGCCGCCAGCCAGATAGACACGTCGAAATCCCATCCGAGCATCACCTGCATGAGCATGGCCAGCGCGTACAGCGATACGCCCGAAGAAAAAACCGTCATCCCTGCAAACGTTACCGCATTCAGCGTGCGCGTTTTTTCGTCGAAGCGGAGCTTCAGGTATTCGGGCACGCTCCTGGCGCGGCTCCCGTAATAAAACGGCATCATGTACACACCGAGGAAAATCATGGCCAGCACCGCGCCCAGCCAGTAAAAATGGACCGTGTACAATCCGTACTTGGCGCCGTTGGCAGCCATGCCCAGCACTTCCTGCGCGCCGAGATTGGCGGAAATAAAAGCCAGGCTTGTGATCCACAGCGGAATGCTGCGGTTGCTCATGAGGAAATCGTTCCCGGTTTTCACCCGTTTCTTCAACATCAACCCGATGCCGACCACAAAAACGAAATAGAGGAAAATGATCCCGTAATCGATCAGTTCTAATTGCATAACGATGGAATAACGATTGCATGCGGAACGGCGGCGTTCCGCGAATTATACATAGAAACCCGGTCTGGGCTGGAGAATGCCGGGATGCTTCTCCATTTCCGATTCTACAAGATCTACCCCCAGCCCCGGCCGCTCGCTGAGGCGCAGATGCCCGTTGCTGACCATGCCAGCGATAGGATGGGTAATGATTTCGTCGCGCCAGGACACGTCGGTGAACATGAATTCCTGCCGGAAGAAATTGGGGACCGATGCGCAAACGTGTGCAGAAGCGAGGGTCGACAGCGGACCGTTGGGATTATGCGGCGCCAGCAAAACGTTGTAGGCTTCCATCATGGTGGCCATGCGCTTCATTTCCGAAGGGCCACCGCAGCGGGTGATGTCGGGCATGAGGATGTCGCAAACGTGTTTTTCCAGCAGTGGACGAATGCCGTGCCGGGTATAGTGGCGCTCTCCCACGCATATGGAAACGTTTGATGGGATGCGTTCGCGCATGGCCCGGAGCGTATCGGCGCTTTCCGGGCCGGCGGGCTCTTCGTACCAGGTGATATTCAGTGCAGACAAGCGTTGCGCCATTTTCACGGCCACGCTGTAATTGAGCATGGCATGCGTTTCGATCATGATGTCGAACTCAGGCCCCACGGCTTCGCGGACGGCTTTGCTGACATCAAAGGCCAGGTCTTGCTGCGCGGGCGTCAGCGTGAGGTTAGATGAAAGATCTTCGCCGTACAGGTAGTTGGTATGGGCGAACGGGTCGAACTTCAGGCCGGTGAAGCCTGCGTCTTTCACCTTGCGCGCCTGCGCGGCATAGTCTTCCGCGTTATGCCCACCGCCGGTAAACCAGTAGTTGGCGTAGAGGAGAATATCTTTACGATAGGCGCCGCCAAGAAGCTCGTAGCAGGGCACGCCGAGGGCTTTGCCTTTCAGGTCGAGCAGGGCCATGTCGATGCCGCTGATGGCGCAAAGACTGGCGCCGTAGGGGCCCATCCAGTTGAGATCGCGGTAGAGTTTGGTCCAGATGAAATCCGTCTTCATAGGGTCGAGGCCGATGATGCGCTCTCCCACATGTTTTGCGGCATGGTAAACGATGGGGCTCCCGGGCCAGTTGGTGGCCTCTCCCACGCCGGTGTGGCCCGTATCGGTATAAATCTTCAGCAGCGTCCAGTTATACTTCACACCTTCCACCAGCCATACTTTCACATCGGTTATTTTCATGTTTTCTTTTTTATTCGATAATGAATCTGATGATGCCCTTCATCTGTTTCGAAGGATTGGGCAGGCCCTGGAAGTTCCCCCAGGCGAGGCTCCAGTAGTCCCATTTGTCGGATATGACGAGCCATTGCTTCCCGTCGGCTTCCACGTCCATCCGCGCGGCCTGCGAACCGTCAGACAGTACGCGGATGCGGCCGGGGCCGTTCTGGCGCGATGCTTCGTATTCAAAGATATGTTCCTTTTTGCCACGGAACCCTTCGGAACCATGCATCCCTGCTTTCCGCTCGTCCGTTGTGGCGTTGAGGTAATAGTCGGTCATGTCTTCGGCGATGGAGCCTTCGGGCTGCTGACGGTAATGATACGCCTTGCCGGAATTTTTAAGCGCGGCACCGCTGTCGGCAGATAAATGGCCCGCCGGATAGGAGCTCCAATAGCCCTGGCGGCGCCAGGCGATGCGGGAAAGCTCCGGGGCGAGGGGGATTTTCACGCCGATTTCCCAGGTGTGCCGCGGCAGGCTGTTTGCCGTATACCGCACTTCCACGAGCCCGTTGGGGAAATAGGAAGTTTCCAGCGCCACGGGGTACGCTCCCATCACGCCGCGCGTGCGCACCACGATCCTGTCCGTTTCTTCGACGATCTGCTCTTCGGCCACCGTCATATTCCCCGAAAAAATCCCGGGCGTATTTTTGAAAGCGTTCCAGTTTTCCGGGCGGTTCACCACTACCTGCGGCTTTCCCGTCACCACCACCGAACCTTTCACGGCCAATCTTCCATAATTCCGCAATTCCACGTCGCCACTGCGCTGTACATTTTTATCCGTTGAGAATTGCCATGAACCGGCAGCAACCGGCAACTGACCGGAGCCCCGGGGCCCCCAACTAATGCGTTCTTCATCGATGAGTGCGCCTGCCGGGTCGTAAAACCGGATCATCACGCCGTTCACCGAAATTCCCTTTACCGGCAAAGCGATCACACCATTTTGATGCGGCGCCACCGGCGGCAGTTTTACGTCCACTGCCTTCCCGCCAGATTCGATTTTGCAGACGATTTGGGAAAGGGAAAGATGATCGAACCGGTTTTTGACGGGCACTTCCAATATCCCGTTCGCCGGCAACGCATCGAAGTGCGTTTTCCCGACGCGCACGGGCGAGTAAGCTTTCTTCGTATTCCAGAATTCCGCTTTCTTCCGCCGCCAGACGTCCACGAATCCCCAGGGACCGTAACCCGTCACTTTGCCCGGCAGATGGAAAGTTTCATCGATCATGCCCCAGATGGCGCCGCCGATATTGCCCGGCACATCGAACCTGACGAGCCAGGTGGTATCCATGCTCCGGCCCCAGAAATCCTTCACGTTGGGATCGTTCCGCAAATGGCCCACATTGTAGCAGGCCACATGCGCCCATTCATCGCTCAGGAGCGGGAAATCCGGGTGGGCCATATTCCTGTCGACCCCGCCCATATCGCTGCCTTTGCCATCGTACGCCGGGTAATGCCCAACGGCAATGTCGAAGCAACGTTTATTTTCCTTCAGCGCCGTCATCGGCCACGACCACGATACCGGCCGCGACGGATCGATCTGTTTCACGAAATCATATTCCTGCTGAAAATTGCTGCCATAGGAACTTTCATTCCCGATAGACCACATGATCACCGACGCATGGTTACGGTCGCGGTCGATCATTTCACTGAGCTGCCCGAGGTAGCGGGATGTAAAAGCCGTATCGTTCTGCGTGCTGGTAAATTTGTTGTATTCGCCGCCACGGTCTTGCCCCACAAAACAGATCGCCGTTTCCTCCTGCACATATATCCCGTACCTGTCGCAGAATTCGAGGAAGTCTGCCGAGGGCGGATAATGCGAAGTCCGGATGAAGTTGAGGTTCGCTTCCCGGGCCAGCACAACGTCGAGGCTATCCTGACCGCGATGGGTGGAGCGCCCCAGCAAGGGGTGCATATCATGGCGGCAGGCGCCTCTCAATTTAACGGGCTTGCCATTCACGAGCAGTTGATTCCCCGGGCCGATCACTACCGTCCGGAAACCGATCGGTTGCGTGTATTGTGTAACTTTTTTACCTTTTTCGGAAACGGTCACATCGAGGCGGTACAATTGCGGCGTCTCGGCCGTCCAGGGCAGCACACCGGGAATGTCGGCCTGGTGCTTTCCCGCGCCGTTCGTGGTTTTCAGGATGCCGCCCGCTACTTTTCTTTTTCCGTCGGGCGCAGTGAGCGACCAGGAAACGACGGTGGCGGGGACTGCGTTTTTCAACACAAAATCGAGGGAAAGGCGGCCGGTGGTAAGATCGTCCGCCAATTGCGCGCTCGCATACAACTGACCGGCG
Proteins encoded in this region:
- a CDS encoding glycoside hydrolase family 2 protein, encoding MNQPLGIGRILLLLLPFTANAQQFMAGGRQQLAPIPAAVSGVKQVATSLAGTWEIQLNGQKDWKPVQVPGEPAMQGFAVAHDQPFRYKKSIHIPAEANGRQIAIRFNGVYSYARVFINGKFVREHFGGFTAWECDLTAFVKAGSTADLEVEVTDRTDDISFAAGYAHHPIGGILRDVQLIVRPNVHAGQLYASAQLADDLTTGRLSLDFVLKNAVPATVVSWSLTAPDGKRKVAGGILKTTNGAGKHQADIPGVLPWTAETPQLYRLDVTVSEKGKKVTQYTQPIGFRTVVIGPGNQLLVNGKPVKLRGACRHDMHPLLGRSTHRGQDSLDVVLAREANLNFIRTSHYPPSADFLEFCDRYGIYVQEETAICFVGQDRGGEYNKFTSTQNDTAFTSRYLGQLSEMIDRDRNHASVIMWSIGNESSYGSNFQQEYDFVKQIDPSRPVSWSWPMTALKENKRCFDIAVGHYPAYDGKGSDMGGVDRNMAHPDFPLLSDEWAHVACYNVGHLRNDPNVKDFWGRSMDTTWLVRFDVPGNIGGAIWGMIDETFHLPGKVTGYGPWGFVDVWRRKKAEFWNTKKAYSPVRVGKTHFDALPANGILEVPVKNRFDHLSLSQIVCKIESGGKAVDVKLPPVAPHQNGVIALPVKGISVNGVMIRFYDPAGALIDEERISWGPRGSGQLPVAAGSWQFSTDKNVQRSGDVELRNYGRLAVKGSVVVTGKPQVVVNRPENWNAFKNTPGIFSGNMTVAEEQIVEETDRIVVRTRGVMGAYPVALETSYFPNGLVEVRYTANSLPRHTWEIGVKIPLAPELSRIAWRRQGYWSSYPAGHLSADSGAALKNSGKAYHYRQQPEGSIAEDMTDYYLNATTDERKAGMHGSEGFRGKKEHIFEYEASRQNGPGRIRVLSDGSQAARMDVEADGKQWLVISDKWDYWSLAWGNFQGLPNPSKQMKGIIRFIIE
- a CDS encoding sodium:solute symporter family protein codes for the protein MQLELIDYGIIFLYFVFVVGIGLMLKKRVKTGNDFLMSNRSIPLWITSLAFISANLGAQEVLGMAANGAKYGLYTVHFYWLGAVLAMIFLGVYMMPFYYGSRARSVPEYLKLRFDEKTRTLNAVTFAGMTVFSSGVSLYALAMLMQVMLGWDFDVSIWLAAGIVLVYIFMGGLTSAVYNEVLQFFLIVLGIAPLVFVGMQRAGGWEGIVKNVDDAKLHVWKGLASPATNPMGVDAVSMVFGLGFVLAFGYWCTDFLVVQRAMISRNLNDARRTPVIAAIPKVLMPAIVILPGLVILALQSQFSGFELPLTPSGDVDYNMTLPVLLKQLYPSGMLGVGVTALIASFMSGMAGNVTAFNTVWTFDIYQAHIRRNAPEGHYLLVGRLTTVAGILASVATAYVARGYNSIMDLLQLVFSFVNAPLFATFFLGMFWKRTTGHGAFWGLVAGTLSAALIHGLSVAEGKGGWIAPLHTYLSGTGQAFNIAWMAFLVCGAVTVAVSMFTKARPDDDLKGLVYSLTEKTPDTAKRWYQNPMWLGAVVLAFTLVLNIIFF
- a CDS encoding mandelate racemase/muconate lactonizing enzyme family protein encodes the protein MKITDVKVWLVEGVKYNWTLLKIYTDTGHTGVGEATNWPGSPIVYHAAKHVGERIIGLDPMKTDFIWTKLYRDLNWMGPYGASLCAISGIDMALLDLKGKALGVPCYELLGGAYRKDILLYANYWFTGGGHNAEDYAAQARKVKDAGFTGLKFDPFAHTNYLYGEDLSSNLTLTPAQQDLAFDVSKAVREAVGPEFDIMIETHAMLNYSVAVKMAQRLSALNITWYEEPAGPESADTLRAMRERIPSNVSICVGERHYTRHGIRPLLEKHVCDILMPDITRCGGPSEMKRMATMMEAYNVLLAPHNPNGPLSTLASAHVCASVPNFFRQEFMFTDVSWRDEIITHPIAGMVSNGHLRLSERPGLGVDLVESEMEKHPGILQPRPGFYV